The segment CATATCGTTTCTTTACAAATTGAAACATCAGAAAATCATTGATATACAatcgatttaaaatataatacatagaATAATCTTGACATCgcttgaataaaaagtaaatacaatatTGTCCGCATACATTGGACGTAGGTGATTGAAAAACTTTGGAATTCCATTGTACATTTGAATAGGAAGAGgtattcatattataaaattcggGAGGTCTTCCATAGGAGTCATAAAATTCTAATTCCTTTTTATCATTCACGAATAATGCAAGCCAGTGAGATCCTGGTCGGGATGAGTCATCTGCATTCATGATAGCACATGTATTTTCTTGTAGATTAGGAATCGTATCTCTTAAAAATACTCCTTGAAAGTAAGGTGATGTTATCTTCTCTCgtgataaaatatgaaatatttgtaatccATCCATTCTTTAATTTCCGAAATCGTACAAAATATTTCGTGACTtgttaatttctattaaattttcaaattcggCGAAAATGATTACACACACAGTCTGCTCTAATGATTTGCTGAATTTCAGTTCTAATCGTAAGTTGCTGTGTTTGATTAGATTTAAATGCTCTCCAGAACATAAATCGGGGGAGAGATCAAATCCAAACAAAGTATTTCCTTTCACGTATTCTTCTCtcgaaataaatattcctttatCTTGACCCATTCGTTCTGTACCCACAAATAGAGTTTGATAGGCACGAATGTATTGATTTTTGGCAAAATCTAGTTCCAATGGATTGTGAGGTACAGGTTGCCCATCTACATACActccaataaaatttaaatcaaagtgTTTAAAATCATAGGGAGATTTCGANATAAATGGTTAtcctctaaaaatattaaacatacgCACCCGGTACCATTCGTCATATATGCCGACTTCGAGTGTCTCACCAGGCCTTTAGACACGTGCCAACCCGACTCCAAAGGCTCTTACAGTGAGGCATATCAAAAACACGAGCCCATCAGCTTCTGCTACTACATAGCCTCGACGACGGGACCATACAAGGAACCTTTTATCTATCGGGGTCCTAATGCcgagaaaatttttatggaaagaATGAAATTGGAGGCTGAAGATATTCACCGCATCTACAAGCATCCTCTACCTATGGACCCATTGGCCGAAGAGCAACAGCGAGTTTTCGATACTGCTACAAATTGCTATATGTGTAAagaaaagttctccacgaataATTATAAggtaagtgtttttttt is part of the Parasteatoda tepidariorum isolate YZ-2023 unplaced genomic scaffold, CAS_Ptep_4.0 HiC_scaffold_6404, whole genome shotgun sequence genome and harbors:
- the LOC122273656 gene encoding uncharacterized protein, producing MITHTVCSNDLLNFSSNRRFRXKWLSSKNIKHTHPVPFVIYADFECLTRPLDTCQPDSKGSYSEAYQKHEPISFCYYIASTTGPYKEPFIYRGPNAEKIFMERMKLEAEDIHRIYKHPLPMDPLAEEQQRVFDTATNCYMCKEKFSTNNYKVRDHDHQTKQLRGISCNTCNLKARTPNFIPVIFHNLSGYDSHLFIKELGGNDGDITVIPENTEKYISFSKQVGNRLSLRFLDSFRFMASSLDKLTQNLSEDQFRTFTGFTSLF